Proteins from one Hemiscyllium ocellatum isolate sHemOce1 chromosome 8, sHemOce1.pat.X.cur, whole genome shotgun sequence genomic window:
- the zbtb1 gene encoding zinc finger and BTB domain-containing protein 1, with amino-acid sequence MPRLSHSEYVLQQLNNQREWGFLCDCCIIINDIYFRAHRAVLTACSSYFRMMFISQQLTGNLSLSNVNISAECFDLILQIMYLGRLVGVPSDFEELRSAMTFLQLYYVPKSLDELQQSDGKATPSPPATAAQPKGAMMFGVRMYEEPPGELVKRRRREPSPEVNGLSAAPAVAPPLPSPAATTTTTSMEAPARKQGRPGLKGRLHPRFGKCYTCDCCGFVFSCEKLLNEHALTCNSRRAPAPPEGPEREGDAIKAGPSGRPGSAEPPLVPPEVNGTGGGRPPVKTEPDDTAAVDLRDITVVQVADDGELASDDEEEEKALACGGHRPSEGHPKWAAEEDEEEDDDEEEEEEEGRPLKLEPQEGRGSPLGPACELCGVALPESERAGHYVAHHVDSVCACGKCGRLLVKGGRLQEHAERCLGGHDALYPWQANSGQPVPPSTPAPPGDSPPGPQLARFTCQVCGGSFKQRYQLQEHMYRHVGRHFQCSQCARAFDQEKLWVEHISRCMFGQAPRETPPERVDRRKHVCNLCGKAFYQRCHLREHFTTHTKEKEFACQICGKEFLRERLLRLHLDMHRGDARYVCPRCGQGSYRKHDHLRHMVSHLVGREVICEVCFQVFEDGELLERHTDVHLHTCTLCGDKFKLKKELTMHHLTSHTKKL; translated from the coding sequence ATGCCAAGGCTGAGTCACAGTGAGTACGTTCTCCAGCAGCTGAACAACCAGAGGGAGTGGGGATTCCTGTGCGACTGTTGCATCATCATTAATGACATCTACTTCCGAGCTCACCGCGCCGTGCTGACCGCCTGCAGCTCCTACTTCCGAATGATGTTCATCAGCCAGCAGCTGACTGGGAACCTGAGCCTCAGCAACGTCAACATCAGTGCCGAGTGCTTCGACCTCATCCTGCAGATCATGTACCTGGGCAGGCTGGTTGGAGTCCCCTCGGACTTTGAGGAGCTGCGATCCGCCATGACCTTCCTGCAGCTCTACTACGTGCCCAAGAGCCTGGATGAACTGCAGCAGAGCGACGGCAAGGCCACCCCGTCCCCACCAGCGACTGCGGCCCAGCCGAAAGGCGCCATGATGTTCGGGGTACGGATGTACGAGGAGCCGCCGGGAGAGCTGGTCAAGAGGAGGCGGCGGGAACCGAGCCCCGAGGTCAACGGCCTCAGCGCTGCCCCCGCAGTTGCGCCGCCGCTGCCGTCCCCcgccgccaccaccaccaccacctccatggAGGCCCCGGCCAGGAAGCAGGGTCGCCCGGGCCTAAAGGGCAGGCTTCACCCCCGCTTCGGCAAGTGCTACACGTGCGACTGCTGCGGCTTCGTCTTCAGCTGCGAGAAGCTGCTCAATGAGCATGCGCTGACCTGCAACAGCCGGCGTGCGCCTGCGCCCCCTGAGGGGCCGGAGCGCGAGGGCGATGCCATTAAGGCGGGACCCAGCGGGCGGCCCGGCTCCGCGGAGCCACCATTGGTGCCGCCTGAGGTGAACGGCACGGGGGGCGGCCGCCCGCCGGTGAAGACAGAGCCCGATGACACGGCGGCCGTCGACCTGCGCGACATCACCGTGGTGCAGGTGGCGGACGACGGCGAGCTCGCCTCGGACgacgaggaggaggagaaagcgCTGGCCTGCGGGGGGCACCGGCCGTCGGAGGGTCACCCCAAGTGGGCCGCGGAAGAGGACGAAGAGGAGGACGACgatgaggaggaagaggaggaggaagggcgccCCTTGAAGCTGGAGCCACAAGAGGGACGAGGCAGCCCGCTGGGGCCGGCCTGTGAGCTCTGCGGAGTGGCACTGCCCGAGAGTGAGCGCGCCGGCCATTACGTGGCCCACCACGTGGACAGCGTGTGCGCATGTGGCAAGTGTGGCCGCCTCCTGGTGAAGGGTGGCCGCTTGCAGGAGCACGCTGAGCGCTGCCTGGGCGGCCACGACGCCCTGTACCCCTGGCAGGCCAACAGCGGGCAGCCCGTTCCCCCATCAACCCCGGCACCCCCGGGAGACTCGCCGCCGGGCCCTCAGCTGGCCAGGTTCACCTGCCAGGTGTGCGGGGGCAGCTTCAAACAGCGGTACCAGCTGCAGGAGCACATGTACCGGCACGTCGGCCGCCACTTCCAGTGCTCGCAGTGCGCCCGGGCCTTCGACCAGGAGAAGCTGTGGGTGGAGCACATTTCCCGCTGCATGTTCGGCCAGGCGCCCCGTGAAACCCCGCCCGAGAGGGTGGACCGGCGGAAGCACGTGTGTAACCTCTGCGGCAAGGCCTTTTACCAGCGGTGCCACCTGCGAGAGCACTTCACCACCCACACCAAGGAGAAGGAGTTTGCCTGCCAGATCTGCGGCAAGGAGTTCCTGCGGGAACGCCTGCTCCGACTGCATTTGGACATGCACCGGGGAGATGCCCGTTATGTCTGCCCCAGGTGTGGCCAGGGCAGCTACCGCAAGCATGACCACCTGCGCCACATGGTGTCTCATCTGGTGGGCCGAGAAGTCATCTGTGAGGTCTGCTTCCAGGTGTTTGAGGATGGGGAGCTGCTGGAACGTCACACTGACGTCCACCTTCACACCTGCACCTTGTGTGGGGACAAGTTCAAATTGAAGAAGGAGCTTACAATGCACCATCTAACCAGCCACACCAAGAAGCTGTGA